In Magnetospirillum sp. WYHS-4, one genomic interval encodes:
- a CDS encoding TRAP transporter substrate-binding protein produces MDRRKFLQTAGIGAATATIAGPALAQGQPEIKWRMPSSYPKSLDTLFGSGTLVARRVAELTDGKFQIRHFAAGELVPGLQVFDAVRDGTVECGQSVSYYYVGMDETFAFETALPFGLNARQQNAWLYHGGGLELLRDFYKGYNVINFPAGNTGAQMGGWFRKEIKTPEDLKGLKMRIAGMAGRVLQEMGAVPQQLAGPDIYPALEKGALDAAEWVGPYDDEKLGFHKVAKYYYYPGFWEGGPTVSLYVNLDQWNALPKLYQSAFEVACAEANLDMQAKYDVLNIASLKRLVGAGAELRAFPRPVMQQAQAIAFRLYDEIAARNPRFAKVYGPWRAFRDDVHLWFKAAEFNFDDFVLRNPVRK; encoded by the coding sequence ATGGACCGTCGCAAGTTCCTACAGACCGCGGGCATCGGGGCTGCCACCGCCACCATTGCCGGGCCGGCGCTTGCCCAGGGCCAGCCCGAAATCAAGTGGCGCATGCCGTCCAGCTATCCCAAGAGCCTCGATACCCTGTTCGGCTCCGGGACCCTGGTGGCGCGCCGGGTAGCCGAATTGACGGACGGCAAGTTCCAGATCCGCCATTTCGCCGCCGGGGAACTGGTGCCCGGCCTTCAGGTCTTCGATGCCGTGAGGGACGGCACCGTGGAATGCGGCCAGTCGGTTTCCTACTATTACGTGGGCATGGACGAGACCTTCGCTTTCGAGACCGCGCTGCCATTCGGTCTCAACGCCCGCCAGCAGAACGCCTGGCTCTACCACGGCGGCGGGTTGGAGCTGCTGCGTGACTTCTACAAGGGCTACAACGTCATCAACTTCCCGGCCGGGAATACCGGTGCCCAGATGGGCGGCTGGTTCCGCAAGGAGATCAAGACGCCCGAGGACCTGAAAGGCCTCAAGATGCGCATCGCCGGCATGGCCGGGCGGGTGTTGCAGGAAATGGGCGCGGTGCCGCAGCAACTGGCCGGCCCCGATATCTATCCGGCCCTGGAAAAGGGAGCGCTGGATGCCGCCGAGTGGGTCGGCCCCTACGACGATGAGAAGCTGGGATTCCACAAGGTGGCGAAATACTACTACTACCCCGGATTCTGGGAGGGCGGGCCCACGGTGTCGCTCTACGTCAACCTGGACCAGTGGAACGCCCTGCCGAAGCTTTACCAATCCGCCTTCGAGGTCGCCTGCGCCGAGGCCAACCTCGACATGCAGGCCAAGTACGACGTCCTCAATATCGCCTCCCTCAAGCGCCTGGTAGGGGCGGGGGCGGAATTGCGTGCCTTCCCGCGTCCGGTAATGCAGCAGGCCCAGGCCATCGCCTTCCGGCTGTATGACGAGATCGCCGCCCGCAATCCCCGGTTTGCCAAGGTCTACGGGCCCTGGCGGGCCTTCCGCGACGACGTGCATCTCTGGTTCAAGGCCGCCGAATTCAACTTCGACGACTTCGTATTGCGCAATCCCGTCAGGAAATAG
- the motA gene encoding flagellar motor stator protein MotA produces MFFIIGALVVIGSVIGGYMASGGHLSVLWQPFEFLIIFGAGIGATIIGNPATVLSGIAKNFSKVLGGPKYKKDAYLELLGVLYAVFKLAKTKGDLALESHVEKPDESPLFSNYPKFSSDHHSVEFLCDYLRLLTLGTNNPHEVEAIMDEELEIHHKELSDVGAAVLTLADAFPALGIVAAVLGVIHTMGSITEPPEVLGHLIGGALVGTFSGILISYGFVAPIGRNLEAVFNADHHYMKCIKAAVIAHMQGYAPQVSVEFARKTLSSNVRPTFAEVEEMVSSLPAAS; encoded by the coding sequence ATGTTTTTCATTATTGGCGCGTTGGTGGTTATTGGCAGCGTGATCGGCGGCTATATGGCTTCCGGTGGCCATCTTTCCGTGCTTTGGCAGCCCTTCGAATTCCTCATCATCTTCGGTGCCGGCATCGGCGCCACGATCATCGGCAATCCGGCGACAGTACTCAGCGGCATCGCCAAGAACTTCTCCAAGGTTCTCGGCGGACCGAAGTACAAGAAGGACGCCTACCTGGAGCTGCTGGGGGTCCTCTATGCGGTGTTCAAGCTGGCCAAGACCAAGGGCGATCTGGCGCTGGAAAGCCATGTGGAAAAGCCGGATGAGAGTCCGCTGTTCAGCAACTACCCGAAGTTTTCCTCCGACCATCACTCGGTGGAATTCCTTTGCGACTATCTTCGCCTGCTGACGCTGGGGACGAACAATCCCCACGAGGTCGAGGCGATCATGGACGAGGAACTGGAGATACACCACAAGGAACTCAGCGACGTTGGAGCCGCCGTCCTGACTCTTGCCGATGCCTTTCCCGCGCTGGGTATCGTTGCCGCCGTGCTGGGCGTCATCCATACCATGGGCTCGATCACCGAACCCCCGGAAGTGCTGGGCCACTTGATCGGCGGCGCCCTGGTCGGAACTTTCAGCGGCATCCTGATCTCGTACGGATTCGTGGCTCCCATCGGGCGCAACCTGGAAGCCGTGTTCAACGCCGACCACCACTACATGAAATGCATCAAGGCGGCGGTGATCGCCCATATGCAGGGCTATGCGCCGCAGGTCTCGGTGGAATTCGCGCGCAAGACCCTGAGTTCGAACGTACGTCCGACCTTCGCCGAGGTCGAGGAGATGGTCTCCAGCCTGCCTGCGGCGTCGTGA
- a CDS encoding flavin reductase family protein: MSIDAKAFRQALGQFATGIAVVTGRDREGRPIGVTVNAFSSVSLDPPLVLFCLGRESASHPALVEGERFAVNVLARDQQGLSDRFAGKAADKFLGLDVDGGLGEVPLLRGCLARIECRREATHPGGDHDILVGRVERLAVNEGAGEPLLYFRGDYRHLGPTL; the protein is encoded by the coding sequence ATGAGCATCGATGCCAAGGCATTTAGGCAGGCACTCGGACAGTTCGCTACAGGAATTGCCGTCGTTACGGGGCGGGATCGCGAGGGGCGGCCGATTGGCGTGACCGTCAATGCCTTTTCTTCGGTTTCTCTCGATCCGCCGCTGGTCTTGTTCTGCCTGGGGCGGGAGTCCGCAAGCCATCCGGCCCTCGTCGAGGGCGAACGATTCGCGGTCAATGTCCTGGCCAGAGACCAGCAAGGCCTGTCCGACCGGTTCGCCGGCAAGGCCGCGGACAAGTTCCTGGGATTGGACGTCGATGGGGGCTTGGGCGAGGTCCCGCTCTTGCGCGGTTGCCTGGCCCGGATCGAATGCCGTCGCGAGGCCACGCATCCCGGCGGCGATCACGACATTCTGGTCGGCCGGGTGGAACGGTTGGCGGTGAACGAGGGCGCCGGGGAGCCCCTCTTGTACTTCCGCGGAGACTACCGCCATCTTGGTCCAACACTCTGA
- a CDS encoding methyl-accepting chemotaxis protein produces the protein MGEQDNGCSEELLGILASGDYGKIRDGQVQVPASIRKLAEGLERHDRDTLKGNVQVSIECGEAMISIAEMTRAVAEVNNRAQAIAAAAEEMVASVKDIATTSDAAAHDANGVEVSARQGMQAAEKAVSTMRNIARAVEDAAAKVNSLAEASAQIGEIVDSIEAIAKQTNLLALNATIEAARAGEAGKGFAVVAGEVKNLANQTAKATDDIRNRIERLRTEMATIVKSMEQGAKAVAEGEEVIVATGDGMRAIGNQITGVTSKMQDIASILSQQSEASSEVAQGVSMIADMANHNANEIVHVADAMDKASSVIAERVNAVVQRDILYKVVHVAKADHVTFKKNIMDVVIGRKSLRADDVADHHGCRLGKWYYSVTDSRIKDQSAFRRMEDPHDRVHRYGKEVLRAMAKGDMDKAVADVGKMNSASHEVLELLDELARSLNA, from the coding sequence ATGGGTGAACAGGACAACGGCTGCAGCGAGGAGCTCCTCGGAATTCTGGCGAGCGGCGACTATGGCAAGATCCGGGACGGTCAGGTCCAGGTTCCCGCCTCGATCCGCAAACTGGCGGAAGGCTTGGAGCGGCATGATCGCGACACGCTGAAGGGCAACGTTCAGGTTTCCATCGAATGCGGCGAGGCGATGATCTCCATCGCCGAGATGACCCGTGCGGTGGCGGAGGTCAACAACCGCGCCCAAGCCATCGCCGCCGCCGCCGAAGAAATGGTTGCCTCGGTCAAGGACATCGCCACTACATCGGATGCCGCTGCCCATGATGCCAACGGCGTCGAGGTCAGTGCCCGTCAGGGCATGCAGGCGGCCGAAAAGGCGGTTTCCACCATGCGCAACATCGCCCGCGCCGTCGAAGATGCCGCAGCCAAGGTCAATAGTTTGGCCGAGGCTTCGGCGCAGATCGGCGAAATCGTCGATTCCATCGAGGCCATCGCCAAGCAGACCAACCTTCTAGCCCTGAACGCCACCATCGAGGCGGCCCGGGCCGGCGAGGCCGGCAAAGGCTTTGCCGTGGTTGCGGGCGAGGTCAAGAATCTGGCCAACCAGACCGCCAAGGCCACCGACGACATCCGCAACCGCATCGAACGCCTGCGCACCGAGATGGCGACCATCGTCAAATCCATGGAACAGGGCGCCAAAGCCGTGGCGGAGGGCGAGGAGGTCATCGTCGCCACCGGAGACGGCATGCGCGCCATCGGCAACCAGATCACCGGCGTGACGTCGAAGATGCAGGACATCGCGTCCATCCTGTCGCAGCAAAGCGAGGCCTCCTCGGAGGTGGCCCAGGGCGTGTCGATGATCGCCGACATGGCGAACCACAACGCCAACGAGATCGTCCACGTGGCCGACGCGATGGATAAGGCCAGCAGCGTCATCGCCGAGCGCGTCAATGCCGTGGTCCAACGCGACATCCTCTACAAGGTGGTCCACGTGGCCAAGGCCGATCACGTCACCTTCAAGAAGAACATCATGGACGTGGTCATCGGCCGCAAGTCGTTGAGAGCCGACGACGTGGCCGATCACCACGGCTGTCGCCTGGGCAAGTGGTATTATTCGGTTACCGACTCCCGCATCAAGGACCAATCCGCCTTCCGCCGCATGGAGGACCCGCATGATCGCGTCCACCGCTATGGCAAGGAAGTTCTGCGGGCGATGGCCAAGGGCGACATGGACAAGGCCGTCGCGGATGTGGGGAAGATGAACAGCGCTTCCCACGAAGTCCTTGAATTGCTCGACGAACTGGCCAGAAGCCTGAACGCTTAA
- a CDS encoding hydrogenase maturation protease, protein MSGLLIVGVGNRFRSDDGAGPRVVDLLLAQGIEAMELAGEGAELIESWAGASDVVVIDAAKSGAKPGTVYRFEAARKPLPAGFFHYSTHQFGVAEAIETARALGRLPASMTVYGIEGRCFSFGEDLSPSVAAACEAVAAEIIAGSRR, encoded by the coding sequence ATGAGCGGCCTCTTGATCGTCGGTGTCGGCAACCGATTCCGCAGCGACGACGGAGCGGGGCCCCGGGTGGTCGACCTGCTGCTTGCCCAAGGAATCGAGGCGATGGAACTGGCGGGCGAGGGAGCGGAACTAATCGAATCCTGGGCGGGGGCGAGCGATGTGGTGGTTATCGATGCCGCCAAATCGGGGGCGAAGCCCGGCACGGTGTACCGCTTCGAGGCGGCGAGGAAGCCTCTGCCGGCGGGCTTCTTTCATTATTCCACCCATCAGTTCGGCGTTGCGGAAGCCATCGAGACGGCCCGTGCCTTGGGCCGTCTGCCCGCTTCCATGACCGTCTACGGCATCGAGGGCAGGTGCTTTTCCTTCGGCGAGGACCTTTCGCCGTCCGTCGCCGCCGCTTGCGAAGCCGTGGCGGCGGAAATCATTGCAGGCAGTCGCCGATAG
- a CDS encoding arginyltransferase, producing MKHEPLQRTRFFFVTTPLPCPYFPDRLERRVVTELTGREAGRFHDLLSLAGFRRSHGVAYVPACPGCSACIPVRIVADRFAMSRTWRRVHNANADVTAAFMSATATDEQFSLFASYQKTRHGDGDMNRMDMADYRALIEDTPINTRVAEFRDADGRLIAACLTDLLEDGLSAVYSFFDPDPALDRHSLGSYMILWLVEQARSIGLPYVYLGFWIKDCRKMSYKSRFRPVEHLTPEGWRLLGPDSPSL from the coding sequence ATGAAGCACGAACCGCTCCAGCGCACTCGGTTCTTTTTCGTTACGACGCCCCTGCCCTGCCCCTATTTTCCCGACCGTCTCGAACGTCGGGTGGTCACCGAGTTGACCGGGCGCGAAGCGGGGCGGTTCCACGATCTTCTCTCCCTTGCCGGATTCCGCCGCAGCCATGGGGTGGCCTATGTCCCCGCCTGTCCTGGTTGTTCTGCCTGCATTCCGGTGCGGATCGTGGCGGACCGGTTCGCCATGTCCCGGACGTGGCGGCGCGTGCACAACGCCAACGCGGACGTGACGGCGGCCTTCATGTCGGCGACCGCCACCGACGAACAGTTTTCCCTGTTCGCCAGCTACCAGAAGACCCGCCACGGCGACGGTGACATGAACCGCATGGACATGGCCGACTACCGGGCCCTGATCGAGGACACCCCGATCAACACCCGGGTCGCCGAATTCCGCGATGCCGACGGCCGCCTGATCGCCGCCTGCCTGACCGACCTTCTCGAAGACGGCCTTTCCGCCGTCTACAGCTTCTTCGATCCCGATCCGGCCCTGGATCGGCACAGTCTGGGCAGCTACATGATTCTTTGGCTGGTGGAACAGGCGCGATCCATTGGCCTGCCGTACGTCTATCTGGGATTCTGGATCAAGGACTGCCGCAAGATGTCGTATAAAAGTCGTTTCCGGCCCGTCGAGCATCTGACGCCCGAGGGCTGGCGCCTGCTGGGCCCCGATTCGCCGTCCCTCTGA
- a CDS encoding TRAP transporter large permease subunit: MVDLIVANMAPLMFSSLVVFLLLGYPVAFALSAIGIGFAVLGIELGLFKPELLQALPQRVFGIMRNDTLLAIPFFTFMGLILERSGMAEDLLDTVGQLFGPVRGGLAFAAVFVGALLAATTGVVAASVISMGLISLPIMLRYGYDRRLATGVIAASGTLAQIIPPSLVLIIMADQLGKSVGDMYKGAMIPGLTLAGLYAGYVLIISLVRPNAAPALPREARSLHGMKLLARVVFSLMPPLVLIFLVLGTIFIGVATPTEGGAMGATGALILALAKRKLNLSLLRQALDATAKLSTFVIFILVGSTVFTLVFRGVDGDLWVEHLLTALPGGPLGFLVFVNALMFILAFFLDFFELAFILVPLLGPVAEKLGIDLIWFGVLLGVNLQTSFLHPPFGFALFYLRSVAPRSDYLDKVTGRLMPKVTTGDIYWGAVPFVVIQVIMVVIVIAFPDLVTGGLDGDRRVDPSQIRIEVPHEDYGPVEPFASEPPSSPAK, from the coding sequence GTGGTGGACCTGATCGTCGCCAACATGGCTCCCTTGATGTTCTCCTCCTTGGTGGTGTTTCTGCTGCTCGGCTATCCGGTGGCTTTCGCCCTTTCGGCCATCGGCATCGGCTTCGCCGTCTTGGGCATCGAGTTGGGCCTGTTCAAGCCGGAACTGCTCCAGGCTCTGCCGCAGCGGGTGTTCGGCATCATGCGCAACGACACCCTGCTGGCCATTCCGTTCTTCACCTTCATGGGCCTGATCCTGGAACGCAGCGGCATGGCCGAAGACTTGCTGGACACCGTGGGGCAGTTGTTCGGCCCAGTGCGCGGCGGCCTGGCCTTCGCCGCGGTCTTCGTCGGCGCCCTTCTGGCCGCCACCACGGGTGTGGTCGCCGCCTCGGTGATTTCCATGGGCCTGATCTCCCTGCCCATCATGCTCCGCTACGGCTACGACCGCCGATTGGCCACCGGGGTGATCGCCGCATCGGGCACGCTGGCCCAGATCATACCGCCCAGCCTGGTGCTCATCATCATGGCCGACCAGTTGGGCAAGTCGGTCGGCGACATGTACAAGGGGGCCATGATTCCCGGCCTGACCCTGGCCGGTCTCTATGCCGGCTATGTCCTGATCATCAGCCTGGTGCGGCCGAACGCCGCCCCCGCCCTGCCGCGCGAGGCCCGCAGCTTGCACGGGATGAAGCTGCTGGCCCGGGTGGTGTTTTCGCTGATGCCACCCCTGGTTCTGATCTTCCTGGTACTGGGCACCATCTTCATCGGCGTCGCCACCCCGACCGAGGGCGGCGCCATGGGCGCCACCGGCGCGCTGATCCTGGCGCTGGCCAAGCGGAAGCTCAACTTGTCCCTGTTGCGCCAAGCCCTGGACGCCACGGCCAAGCTGTCGACCTTCGTCATCTTCATCCTGGTGGGGTCCACGGTCTTCACCCTGGTGTTCCGCGGCGTCGACGGCGATCTGTGGGTCGAGCATCTGCTGACCGCCCTGCCCGGCGGTCCGCTCGGCTTCCTCGTTTTCGTCAACGCCTTGATGTTCATCCTGGCCTTCTTCCTCGACTTCTTCGAGTTGGCCTTCATCCTGGTGCCCTTGCTGGGGCCGGTGGCCGAGAAGCTGGGAATCGACCTGATCTGGTTCGGCGTCCTGCTGGGCGTCAACCTGCAGACGTCGTTCCTGCACCCCCCCTTCGGCTTCGCCCTATTCTACCTGCGAAGCGTGGCACCGCGCAGCGACTACCTGGACAAGGTGACCGGCCGCCTGATGCCCAAGGTCACCACGGGGGATATCTATTGGGGCGCGGTACCCTTCGTCGTCATCCAGGTCATCATGGTGGTGATCGTGATCGCCTTCCCCGACCTGGTGACCGGCGGGCTGGACGGCGACCGCAGGGTCGATCCCAGCCAGATCCGCATCGAAGTCCCCCACGAGGACTATGGACCGGTCGAGCCCTTCGCTTCCGAGCCCCCTTCCTCTCCCGCCAAGTAA
- a CDS encoding TRAP transporter substrate-binding protein: MKRREFLKTAGLGVAASAVAAPAIAQSMPEVKWRCASSFPKSLDTIYGGADTISKRVAAATDGKFQIRLFAAGEIVPGLQVLDAVQNGTVECGHSASYYYFGKDPTFAFDAAVPFGLNARQHNAWFIHGGGMELLREFFKAYNIVNFPAGNTGTQMGGWFRKEIKAVDDLKGLKMRIGGFAGKVLERLGLVPQQLAGGDIYPALEKGTIDAAEWVGPYDDEKLAFYKVAKYYYYPGWWEGSTTLSFYANEAAFNALPKAYQAILESACAEANQDMQARYDVQNPQAVKRLIAAGTQFRPFSKEIMTAAYNMTQEVYAETSKANPKFAKVYEQWKGFLDEERQWWRVAESTYDQFTLYGLPKK; the protein is encoded by the coding sequence ATGAAACGTCGCGAATTCCTGAAGACGGCGGGGCTTGGCGTGGCGGCTTCGGCCGTGGCGGCTCCGGCCATCGCCCAGAGCATGCCCGAGGTCAAATGGCGTTGCGCCTCCAGCTTCCCCAAGAGCCTGGATACGATCTACGGCGGGGCCGACACCATCTCCAAGCGGGTGGCGGCCGCCACCGACGGCAAGTTCCAGATCCGCCTGTTCGCGGCGGGCGAGATCGTGCCCGGCCTGCAGGTGCTGGATGCCGTGCAGAACGGCACCGTGGAATGCGGCCACAGCGCCAGCTACTACTACTTCGGCAAGGACCCGACATTCGCCTTCGATGCCGCGGTGCCCTTCGGCCTGAACGCCCGCCAGCACAATGCCTGGTTCATCCATGGCGGCGGGATGGAGCTGCTGCGCGAGTTCTTCAAGGCCTACAACATCGTCAACTTCCCGGCGGGCAACACCGGCACCCAGATGGGCGGCTGGTTCCGCAAGGAAATCAAGGCGGTGGATGACCTCAAGGGGCTCAAGATGCGGATCGGCGGCTTTGCCGGCAAGGTGCTGGAACGCCTGGGGCTGGTACCCCAGCAGTTGGCAGGCGGCGACATTTATCCAGCCCTGGAAAAGGGCACCATCGACGCCGCCGAGTGGGTCGGCCCCTACGACGACGAGAAGCTCGCCTTCTACAAGGTGGCCAAATACTACTACTACCCCGGCTGGTGGGAAGGCAGCACGACCTTGTCCTTCTACGCCAACGAGGCGGCCTTCAATGCCTTGCCCAAGGCCTACCAGGCGATCCTGGAATCCGCCTGTGCGGAAGCCAACCAGGACATGCAGGCGCGCTACGACGTGCAGAACCCGCAGGCGGTGAAGCGCCTGATCGCGGCCGGCACGCAGTTCCGGCCCTTCTCCAAGGAGATCATGACGGCGGCCTACAACATGACCCAGGAGGTCTATGCCGAGACATCCAAGGCCAATCCGAAGTTCGCCAAGGTTTACGAGCAGTGGAAAGGCTTCCTGGACGAAGAGCGCCAGTGGTGGCGGGTGGCCGAGTCCACCTACGACCAGTTCACCCTCTACGGGCTGCCGAAGAAGTAG
- a CDS encoding TRAP transporter small permease subunit — protein MKALLAVSRWIDILNERVGHGAYWLVLVMVLISAGNATIRYSLNMSSNAWLEVQWYLFAAVYLLCAGYTLLRNEHIRIDVVAGRFPRRVQLWIDVVGTLLFLFPMAAIIAVLSWPMFTESFTGAEMSGDAGGLVRWPVKLLIPVGFSLLLLQGLSELIKKVAILAGRLPDPGTQGGHGNLLAEKE, from the coding sequence GTGAAAGCGTTGCTCGCCGTCAGCCGCTGGATCGATATTCTGAACGAACGGGTCGGCCATGGAGCCTACTGGCTCGTGTTGGTCATGGTTCTGATCAGCGCCGGCAACGCCACCATCCGCTATTCCCTGAACATGAGTTCCAATGCATGGCTGGAAGTGCAGTGGTACCTGTTCGCCGCCGTCTACCTGCTTTGTGCCGGCTATACCCTGCTGCGTAACGAGCATATCCGCATCGACGTGGTGGCCGGGCGCTTTCCCCGCCGGGTCCAGCTCTGGATCGACGTGGTGGGCACCTTGCTGTTTCTCTTCCCCATGGCGGCCATCATCGCCGTGCTGTCCTGGCCCATGTTCACGGAATCCTTCACCGGGGCGGAAATGTCGGGCGATGCCGGCGGCTTGGTGCGCTGGCCGGTGAAGCTGCTGATTCCGGTCGGATTTTCCCTGCTTCTCCTGCAGGGCCTGTCGGAATTGATCAAGAAAGTCGCCATCCTGGCCGGCCGCCTGCCCGATCCGGGCACCCAGGGCGGCCACGGCAACCTGCTGGCCGAGAAGGAATGA
- a CDS encoding zinc ABC transporter substrate-binding protein, whose translation MRRRAYLTMALILCGPEAWAGDVPTVVASIAPVHSLVAAVMEGVGMPIQLVRGSGSPHTYNLKPSDASSLDKAKLVFLIDESLESFLRKPLKALAGKARVVRLAKAPGVRRLDAREGGSWDGDEHEHVHAAFDPHVWLDPANAIAMTDAVAAGLAQADPANAFAYEANRTKAIERLRALDESLKTRLAPVAGRPFVVYHDAYQYLESRYGLKAVGSVTVSPERKPGAKRLSTLRDKIKTLKAACLFSEPQFDPKLGEVLAEGTGARLGQLDPLGAALEAGPGLYPKLMEGLAGAIGDCLQ comes from the coding sequence ATGCGGCGACGGGCATACCTGACGATGGCACTGATCCTTTGCGGACCCGAGGCCTGGGCGGGCGATGTCCCGACGGTGGTGGCGTCCATCGCGCCGGTGCATTCCCTGGTCGCGGCGGTGATGGAAGGCGTCGGGATGCCAATCCAACTGGTGCGCGGCAGCGGGTCGCCCCACACCTATAATCTAAAGCCGTCGGATGCCTCGTCCCTGGACAAGGCGAAATTGGTCTTCCTGATCGACGAGAGCCTGGAGAGCTTTCTCCGCAAGCCGCTGAAGGCTCTGGCCGGCAAGGCCCGGGTGGTGCGCCTTGCCAAGGCGCCCGGCGTCCGCCGCCTCGATGCCCGCGAAGGCGGCTCCTGGGATGGCGACGAACACGAGCACGTCCATGCCGCCTTCGATCCCCATGTCTGGCTGGACCCGGCCAACGCCATCGCCATGACCGATGCCGTCGCAGCCGGGCTCGCCCAGGCCGATCCGGCCAATGCCTTCGCCTACGAGGCCAACCGGACCAAGGCCATCGAGCGTTTGCGCGCCCTGGACGAGTCCCTCAAGACCCGCCTGGCCCCGGTGGCGGGAAGGCCCTTCGTGGTCTACCACGATGCGTACCAGTACCTGGAATCCCGCTACGGACTGAAGGCGGTTGGTTCCGTGACCGTGTCGCCGGAGCGCAAGCCGGGCGCCAAGCGCCTGAGCACCCTGCGGGACAAGATCAAGACCCTGAAGGCTGCTTGCCTGTTCTCGGAACCCCAGTTCGATCCCAAGCTGGGCGAGGTCCTGGCGGAAGGCACCGGTGCCCGCCTGGGCCAGCTCGATCCTTTGGGCGCCGCTCTCGAAGCGGGTCCCGGTCTTTATCCGAAGCTGATGGAAGGCTTGGCCGGGGCTATCGGCGACTGCCTGCAATGA
- the motB gene encoding flagellar motor protein MotB: MADKGGGGGATIIIKKKKGGHGAAHGGAWKIAYADFVTAMMAFFLLLWLLNAVTQEQLEGISNYFAPVAPSKSQSGSGDIGGGKVAGEQGALETVASRPKVTMDLPPPKAGQGSSEQTDQAPENVSKEQAEEILKKKEEEQFQDAEKTLRDAIDSQPNLKQLAKSLLIDNTAEGLRIQIVDQEGLAMFPRGGAELYLHTKKVLELVAKVIQAMPQKIAVSGHTDATKYAPDAAYTNWELSADRANAARRYLVHLGIGDDRLSRVVGKAESDPLRPEDPGHPSNRRLSIVLMRGSGPQGAAAKPKPEVLPGLQKAREATGGVAQPPPSTPLPQPPAPALPPATFSPGDSNSGAGGATQQIIIPLKPAGR; encoded by the coding sequence ATGGCGGATAAGGGCGGCGGCGGCGGCGCGACGATCATCATCAAGAAGAAGAAGGGCGGCCACGGGGCCGCCCATGGTGGTGCCTGGAAAATCGCCTACGCCGACTTCGTCACCGCCATGATGGCCTTCTTCCTGCTGTTGTGGCTGCTGAACGCGGTTACCCAGGAACAGCTGGAAGGCATCTCCAACTACTTTGCCCCGGTGGCGCCCTCAAAATCCCAAAGCGGCAGCGGCGATATCGGCGGCGGCAAGGTGGCCGGCGAACAGGGTGCATTGGAAACCGTCGCCTCGCGCCCCAAGGTGACCATGGATCTGCCCCCGCCGAAGGCCGGCCAAGGCTCTTCGGAACAGACCGACCAAGCTCCTGAGAACGTCTCCAAGGAACAGGCCGAGGAGATCCTGAAGAAGAAGGAGGAGGAGCAGTTCCAGGACGCCGAAAAGACACTACGGGACGCCATCGACAGCCAGCCCAATCTCAAACAACTCGCCAAAAGCCTGCTGATCGACAATACCGCCGAGGGCCTGCGCATCCAGATCGTCGATCAGGAAGGCTTGGCCATGTTCCCTCGTGGCGGCGCCGAACTGTATCTGCACACCAAGAAAGTACTTGAACTGGTCGCCAAGGTGATCCAGGCCATGCCGCAAAAGATCGCCGTTTCCGGCCATACCGACGCTACGAAGTACGCCCCCGACGCGGCCTATACGAACTGGGAGCTTTCGGCAGACCGCGCCAATGCCGCCCGCCGCTACCTGGTTCACCTGGGGATCGGGGACGATCGTCTGAGCCGGGTGGTCGGCAAGGCCGAGTCCGATCCCCTGCGTCCGGAAGACCCTGGCCATCCCAGCAATCGGCGCTTGTCCATCGTACTGATGCGAGGGTCCGGCCCCCAAGGGGCTGCCGCAAAACCGAAGCCCGAGGTCCTGCCTGGCCTGCAAAAGGCCCGCGAAGCCACGGGAGGCGTGGCGCAGCCGCCGCCTTCGACACCCCTTCCCCAGCCGCCGGCCCCCGCCCTTCCGCCGGCCACATTCTCTCCCGGTGATTCCAACTCCGGAGCGGGCGGCGCGACCCAGCAGATCATCATTCCGTTGAAACCGGCGGGCCGCTGA